A section of the Candidatus Binatia bacterium genome encodes:
- a CDS encoding glutaredoxin, with product MSRDVFAEIEQEIRENKVIIYMKGSPTFPMCGFSAAAVECLKQYGYPFAHVDVLEDPEKREAIKQFSNWPTIPQIYIDGQFIGGCDIIRELHATGELRSLLDRAFGKEGGASAKA from the coding sequence ATGTCGCGCGACGTGTTTGCGGAGATCGAGCAGGAAATCCGCGAGAACAAGGTGATCATTTACATGAAAGGGAGTCCGACATTTCCGATGTGCGGATTCTCGGCTGCGGCCGTCGAGTGCCTGAAGCAGTATGGCTACCCGTTTGCACACGTGGATGTGCTCGAAGATCCGGAAAAACGGGAGGCCATCAAGCAATTTTCGAATTGGCCCACGATCCCGCAAATTTACATTGATGGGCAGTTCATTGGTGGTTGCGACATCATCCGGGAGCTGCATGCCACCGGGGAATTGCGCAGCCTACTCGACCGCGCCTTCGGTAAAGAGGGCGGGGCGTCCGCAAAGGCGTGA
- a CDS encoding BolA family transcriptional regulator yields MIRDALPAARVEVVDEVGDGNHFRATVVCEDFAGKSLVQRHQMVYAALGDAMRERIHALAIGAYTPEEWQRRQAGPEHSSR; encoded by the coding sequence ATGATTCGTGACGCGCTACCCGCGGCCCGGGTTGAAGTCGTGGACGAGGTGGGCGACGGGAATCATTTCCGCGCTACCGTGGTTTGCGAGGATTTCGCAGGCAAGAGTTTGGTGCAGCGCCACCAAATGGTGTATGCAGCGCTCGGCGACGCCATGCGGGAACGCATCCATGCTTTGGCCATCGGAGCGTACACGCCAGAGGAGTGGCAGCGGCGCCAGGCCGGCCCGGAGCATTCTTCCCGTTGA
- a CDS encoding NUDIX hydrolase: MEIVPARPAATVVLARDSAAGCEVLLVRRNARLDFHGGAWVFPGGRIDASDFAAAGTGEPAVAARYAAVREAWEEAGVRVEPQDLVLFSRWITPVNVPKRFDTWFFVAAATNEAVCTDGGEISEHRWFTPRSALDAHHRGEIELPAPTFVTLTHFLEASDVAHLLAMARERTVECFQPELYFVNGGACTVYHGDVAYGNGDLDRPGPRHRLWMRESGWRYERSEDSP, from the coding sequence ATGGAAATCGTCCCTGCACGCCCGGCAGCAACGGTGGTTCTGGCGCGTGACAGCGCCGCCGGCTGCGAGGTGCTTTTGGTCCGACGCAACGCACGTCTCGATTTTCACGGGGGTGCGTGGGTTTTTCCGGGTGGTCGAATCGATGCGAGTGACTTCGCGGCTGCCGGGACGGGCGAGCCCGCGGTGGCCGCTCGTTATGCCGCAGTGCGCGAGGCCTGGGAGGAGGCCGGGGTACGCGTGGAGCCGCAGGACCTCGTCTTGTTCTCCCGCTGGATCACACCGGTGAATGTGCCAAAGCGCTTCGATACCTGGTTCTTCGTGGCTGCGGCAACCAACGAAGCTGTGTGCACCGATGGAGGTGAGATTTCCGAGCATCGGTGGTTCACGCCTCGCAGCGCCTTGGATGCGCATCACCGCGGCGAAATCGAGCTGCCTGCGCCCACGTTCGTCACACTAACCCACTTTTTAGAGGCGAGCGACGTGGCGCACCTCCTCGCCATGGCGCGGGAACGGACAGTGGAATGTTTCCAACCCGAGCTTTACTTCGTGAATGGTGGCGCTTGCACCGTGTACCACGGAGATGTGGCCTACGGTAACGGTGACTTGGATCGCCCGGGCCCCCGCCACCGGTTGTGGATGCGGGAATCAGGCTGGCGGTACGAACGGTCGGAGGATAGCCCGTGA
- a CDS encoding acyl-CoA dehydrogenase, protein MELRFKPEHEAFRHRLRGWLRDNLPSGWGTLPAHRFDRFEDEVAFLREWQAKLHSAGYAGILWPKEYGGAGLGMMEQIIFNEEMARAQAPELINKVGVHNVGPTLIRYGTEDQKRRYLPKILSAEEIWCQLFSEPAAGSDLAGLRTRAERDGNGYRLTGQKVWTSYAQVSRWAICLARTNPNVSKYEGISYFIVDMEASGITVRPLRQITGSSEFNEVFLDGVFVPRENLIGPENGGWQIAMHTLAHERGTGYLFKEQVKHKIALDQLVRIVRARQRQGQSVHATLRQALADAFIRVEILRLHNYDTMARLERGETPGPETSLKKEFWNRLSQHLYETAMAIQGPWSQLYVGDPRAWDNGRWQSAYLYSRSVTISGGTSEIQLNIIAQRMLGLPRADAARPNA, encoded by the coding sequence ATGGAACTGCGATTTAAACCGGAACACGAGGCGTTCCGTCACCGCTTGCGCGGGTGGCTGCGCGACAATCTCCCTTCTGGTTGGGGGACCCTGCCGGCGCATCGCTTCGACCGGTTCGAGGACGAAGTCGCCTTTTTGCGGGAGTGGCAGGCAAAGCTGCACAGCGCCGGGTATGCGGGGATCTTATGGCCCAAAGAGTACGGTGGGGCGGGGCTCGGCATGATGGAGCAAATTATCTTCAACGAGGAAATGGCGCGCGCCCAAGCCCCGGAACTGATCAACAAGGTGGGTGTGCACAACGTCGGCCCGACATTGATTCGTTACGGCACTGAGGACCAAAAGCGGCGCTACCTGCCGAAGATTTTGTCCGCGGAAGAAATCTGGTGCCAACTGTTCAGCGAACCGGCTGCTGGCTCGGACCTGGCTGGTCTACGCACGCGGGCGGAGCGAGATGGCAATGGCTACCGGTTGACCGGCCAAAAGGTTTGGACCAGCTACGCCCAGGTCTCTCGCTGGGCGATTTGCCTGGCACGCACGAACCCAAACGTCTCGAAGTACGAGGGTATCTCGTACTTCATCGTGGACATGGAGGCGTCGGGCATCACGGTGCGGCCCCTTCGGCAGATCACTGGCAGTTCCGAGTTCAACGAGGTTTTTCTCGATGGTGTCTTCGTGCCGCGCGAAAACCTGATCGGTCCCGAAAACGGAGGCTGGCAAATCGCGATGCACACGCTGGCCCACGAGCGAGGTACGGGCTACCTGTTCAAAGAGCAGGTCAAACACAAGATCGCGTTGGATCAGCTTGTGCGGATTGTGCGGGCGCGCCAGCGCCAGGGCCAATCCGTGCATGCCACGCTGCGGCAAGCCCTCGCGGATGCCTTTATTCGGGTGGAGATTCTGCGCTTGCACAACTACGACACCATGGCACGGCTGGAACGGGGAGAGACTCCCGGACCGGAAACGAGTTTGAAAAAAGAGTTTTGGAATCGCTTGTCGCAGCATCTGTACGAGACGGCCATGGCCATCCAGGGCCCGTGGTCGCAGCTTTACGTGGGGGACCCGCGCGCGTGGGACAATGGGCGTTGGCAAAGTGCCTATCTCTACAGTCGGTCCGTAACGATTTCCGGGGGTACATCGGAAATTCAGCTCAACATTATCGCGCAACGCATGCTCGGCCTCCCCCGCGCAGATGCCGCACGGCCCAACGCCTGA
- a CDS encoding aldehyde dehydrogenase translates to MGYEKIYINGRWEFAGNGTFPVLNPATEEVIAEAPNASVEDTDRAIAAARAAFDSGPWRRTTPRDRAKILRTLVEHLERRKEELRSLLVSAGGAAWITHPIQLDTALALLAQYAEWAEKFLFEEMLPPVASVGPTGNQLNHAMAYYQPVGVCGLIPTWNFPLYVTVQKIGPALATGCTMVVKPSPYAPLIDLLIAEEIEQLDLPPGVFNVVTGESPLLGARLVESPLVDKVSYTGSAATGKRILAAAAHTLKRVHLELGGKSAAIFLPDADFNAYAMYALTPAFFHAGQGCAMCTRVLVPRNRQEALIEALCGYLQAMVHIGNPADPAVTMGPVIRAERRAQIEEYIESGRREGARLVTGGGRPAHLRQGFFLEPTIFADVRNDMRIAREEIFGPVLSLLPYDDVDEAVRIANDSEYGLGGAIYSADVPKALELAKQIRTGSLNINGAVNLLHTPFGGFKQSGIGREGSKWGLLEYCEVQAIAWR, encoded by the coding sequence ATGGGCTACGAAAAAATTTACATCAACGGCCGCTGGGAGTTCGCGGGCAACGGCACGTTCCCCGTGCTGAACCCCGCAACCGAGGAAGTGATCGCCGAGGCGCCCAACGCCTCCGTAGAGGACACCGACCGCGCCATCGCGGCCGCGCGAGCTGCCTTCGACTCCGGCCCGTGGAGGCGCACCACGCCTCGGGATCGGGCAAAAATCCTGCGGACGCTCGTGGAGCATCTGGAGCGGCGCAAGGAGGAGCTGCGCTCCTTGCTCGTCTCGGCTGGCGGGGCCGCCTGGATCACTCACCCCATTCAACTCGATACCGCACTGGCTCTCCTCGCACAGTATGCCGAATGGGCGGAGAAGTTTCTGTTCGAAGAAATGCTCCCGCCGGTTGCCAGCGTCGGGCCGACGGGCAACCAACTCAACCATGCCATGGCCTACTACCAGCCCGTCGGAGTTTGTGGACTCATTCCCACGTGGAATTTTCCGCTGTACGTGACCGTGCAAAAAATTGGGCCAGCTTTGGCGACGGGGTGCACCATGGTCGTCAAGCCCTCCCCGTATGCTCCGCTGATTGATTTGCTGATTGCCGAGGAAATCGAGCAGCTCGATTTACCCCCCGGGGTCTTCAACGTTGTGACCGGAGAAAGCCCGTTGCTCGGAGCGCGGCTGGTGGAAAGCCCGCTCGTAGACAAGGTCAGCTACACGGGCAGTGCCGCTACCGGCAAGCGCATCCTGGCCGCGGCCGCCCATACGCTCAAGCGGGTGCATTTGGAGTTGGGCGGCAAATCCGCAGCCATATTCCTGCCGGATGCGGACTTCAACGCTTACGCCATGTACGCTCTCACCCCAGCTTTTTTTCATGCCGGGCAAGGCTGCGCCATGTGCACGCGTGTTCTTGTGCCCCGGAACCGCCAGGAGGCGCTCATCGAGGCGTTGTGCGGCTATCTACAGGCCATGGTTCACATTGGGAACCCTGCCGATCCGGCCGTCACCATGGGTCCGGTCATTCGCGCCGAGCGCCGCGCGCAAATCGAGGAATACATCGAATCCGGCCGGCGCGAGGGCGCGCGTCTCGTCACCGGCGGAGGGCGGCCGGCGCATTTGCGCCAGGGTTTCTTCCTCGAGCCCACGATCTTTGCCGACGTGCGCAATGACATGCGCATCGCGCGCGAGGAGATTTTCGGGCCGGTGCTGTCTCTGCTGCCGTACGACGATGTGGACGAGGCGGTCCGCATCGCCAACGATTCGGAATACGGACTCGGTGGAGCCATCTACTCGGCCGACGTGCCCAAGGCGCTGGAGCTCGCCAAGCAAATTCGCACGGGCTCTTTGAACATCAATGGCGCCGTCAACTTGCTGCACACCCCGTTTGGGGGTTTCAAGCAAAGCGGGATCGGGCGCGAAGGCAGCAAATGGGGTCTGCTCGAGTATTGCGAGGTCCAAGCCATTGCTTGGCGCTAA